In the genome of Rhodothermales bacterium, one region contains:
- a CDS encoding MFS transporter has product MPIAVPTRRSTTAWALYDFANSAFTTLVVTFIYATYFTKGIAPDETTGADMWFTGITISALIVAVLAPFVGAMADKGGHRKRFLLGATIVCIAGTVALYFPGPGDVWMAIGIFVVANVAFEMANVFYNAYLPDITLLDRIGRTSGFGWALGYVGGLLCMVVGLVVFINPDPPLFGLDAATGENVRATNLLVAAWFALFSLPMFLIVGDKKVENPPSMGTLVRAAWQDLKRVFNDVRKYRQVFRLLVARLIYNDGLITIFGAGGVYAAVVFDFSFQDIMIFGIALNLAAGVGAFALGFLDDVLGGKRTILVSLVGLIAAALLAVLSQSVVLFWVAGIGVGLLAGPNQSASRSLLGRFTPPDHENEFFGFFAFSGKFTAFLGPFLLAKLTVIFGSMRFGVAVVVVLFLVGGLLLLRVNEAEGIASAARPTA; this is encoded by the coding sequence ATGCCCATTGCTGTCCCAACCCGAAGGTCCACAACGGCATGGGCCCTGTACGATTTTGCCAACTCGGCCTTCACGACGCTGGTGGTGACGTTCATCTACGCCACCTACTTCACCAAAGGCATTGCACCGGACGAGACCACTGGCGCGGACATGTGGTTCACGGGAATTACCATTTCGGCCCTCATCGTAGCCGTGCTGGCCCCCTTCGTGGGTGCCATGGCCGACAAAGGCGGACATCGGAAAAGATTCCTCCTTGGAGCCACCATCGTCTGCATTGCCGGCACGGTGGCCCTGTATTTCCCGGGGCCCGGAGACGTCTGGATGGCCATCGGAATCTTCGTCGTCGCCAACGTGGCGTTCGAAATGGCCAACGTGTTCTACAATGCCTACCTCCCGGACATTACCCTGCTCGACCGGATTGGCCGGACATCGGGCTTCGGCTGGGCACTGGGCTACGTGGGCGGACTGTTGTGTATGGTCGTCGGACTGGTCGTTTTCATCAATCCCGACCCTCCCCTCTTCGGACTGGACGCCGCCACGGGTGAAAACGTCCGGGCCACGAATCTCCTCGTTGCGGCCTGGTTCGCGCTTTTCAGTCTCCCCATGTTCCTGATAGTCGGGGACAAGAAAGTGGAGAACCCGCCCTCCATGGGCACCCTCGTACGCGCGGCATGGCAGGACCTGAAACGGGTCTTCAATGACGTCCGCAAATACCGTCAGGTGTTCCGTTTGCTGGTTGCGCGGCTCATCTACAACGACGGGCTCATCACCATATTCGGAGCCGGGGGCGTGTATGCGGCCGTTGTGTTCGATTTCAGCTTTCAGGACATCATGATTTTCGGGATTGCCCTGAACCTGGCCGCCGGCGTGGGCGCCTTTGCCCTCGGATTCCTGGATGATGTGCTCGGTGGCAAGCGGACCATCCTGGTGTCGCTCGTAGGACTTATTGCGGCCGCGCTTCTGGCCGTACTCAGCCAGAGTGTGGTCCTTTTCTGGGTTGCCGGAATCGGTGTCGGCCTGTTGGCCGGCCCCAACCAGAGTGCCAGCCGCTCGTTGCTGGGCCGGTTCACGCCCCCCGACCACGAAAACGAATTCTTCGGATTCTTCGCCTTCTCCGGCAAGTTCACGGCGTTCCTGGGACCCTTCCTGCTCGCCAAACTGACGGTCATTTTCGGCAGCATGCGGTTCGGCGTGGCCGTGGTCGTCGTGCTGTTCCTGGTTGGCGGCCTGTTGTTGCTCCGGGTGAACGAGGCCGAAGGCATCGCATCGGCTGCCCGCCCCACCGCCTGA
- the secG gene encoding preprotein translocase subunit SecG, giving the protein MFTFIVVLISIIAVLMTLAVLLQSGKGGGLAGIASGGATTQILGSRQAPDFLEKATWYLGGSFIVLCILSNFVIDQSTAPSSVIQGQSQGQTQQSIPVLPPADAGAENATEGAVNPDNTPPDNQ; this is encoded by the coding sequence ATGTTTACTTTTATAGTGGTCCTTATTTCGATCATCGCCGTCCTCATGACGCTGGCTGTACTCTTGCAGAGCGGAAAAGGAGGCGGCCTGGCCGGTATTGCATCCGGCGGTGCGACCACGCAGATCCTGGGTTCCCGGCAGGCTCCGGACTTCCTGGAGAAAGCCACCTGGTATCTGGGCGGCTCCTTCATCGTCCTGTGCATCCTGTCGAACTTCGTGATTGACCAGTCCACGGCGCCGAGCTCGGTCATCCAGGGCCAGTCACAGGGTCAGACGCAGCAGTCCATCCCGGTTCTTCCGCCCGCCGATGCCGGTGCCGAGAATGCGACGGAAGGCGCTGTGAACCCGGACAACACGCCTCCGGACAACCAGTAG
- a CDS encoding PadR family transcriptional regulator: MISKELIGASARPLLLTILARGESYGYAILQQVHDLSGGTIEWKDGTLYPVLHRLEDEGLIASTWKTPAGQRRRKYYHLTPAGQRALAHERRQWLQVDSVLAMLWGLEPRVA; encoded by the coding sequence GTGATCTCAAAGGAACTCATTGGCGCGAGTGCACGCCCATTGTTGCTGACCATCCTGGCGCGCGGCGAATCGTACGGGTACGCCATCCTGCAGCAGGTCCATGACCTGTCGGGTGGCACCATCGAGTGGAAAGACGGTACGCTCTACCCGGTGCTGCATCGTCTGGAAGATGAAGGGCTCATTGCGAGCACCTGGAAGACGCCGGCCGGGCAGCGGCGGCGCAAATACTACCACCTGACCCCGGCCGGCCAACGCGCGCTGGCCCATGAGCGTCGCCAGTGGCTGCAGGTCGATTCCGTGCTCGCCATGTTGTGGGGCCTTGAACCGCGGGTGGCATGA
- a CDS encoding nuclear transport factor 2 family protein, with protein MKKDILPALVLILAAGFFAVSLTAHSAHAQSGDMDDTEAVHAAVVDYVEALYSVEPERIARSVSTDLVKFGWFKSNGAYVPAPMTYEQLVRLAGSWNRDNRQNITDETVRDIVVYDVLDKTAVAKLTAQWGIDYFQLEKIDGTWKIRHILWQSHPD; from the coding sequence ATGAAAAAAGACATTCTGCCCGCCCTCGTCCTCATTTTGGCTGCGGGTTTTTTCGCCGTCAGCCTGACAGCCCATTCTGCACACGCCCAGTCAGGGGACATGGATGACACGGAAGCCGTCCACGCGGCTGTCGTGGACTACGTGGAAGCCCTGTACAGCGTCGAACCGGAGCGCATTGCCCGGAGTGTCAGCACGGATCTGGTGAAGTTCGGATGGTTCAAGTCGAACGGAGCCTACGTGCCGGCGCCCATGACGTACGAGCAGTTGGTCCGGCTGGCCGGATCATGGAACCGGGACAACCGGCAGAACATCACCGACGAGACCGTCCGTGATATCGTGGTTTACGACGTTCTCGACAAGACGGCCGTCGCCAAACTCACGGCGCAGTGGGGGATTGACTACTTCCAGCTCGAGAAAATCGACGGAACGTGGAAAATCCGGCACATCCTGTGGCAGAGCCACCCGGACTGA
- a CDS encoding Nif3-like dinuclear metal center hexameric protein: MSATVSEIARVLEAWAPGGTAQSWDNVGLQVGRPDAEVTRAVIALDMTPHVLEEARAMHAELIVTHHPLLFRGIKRVTPDGLVPGLVLGLAEQGIALYSIHTNLDAARDGVSFELARRLGARDVTFLSGLEDAVRKLVTFVPPDDADAVHQALAAAGAGRIGHYEACAFRSDGTGQFRPGAQANPHTGTAGGPLESVPEIRLEMEVAAHRVSAVVAALRDAHPYEEVAYDLYPVQQPYRDAGLGAIGQLPESIPLGTFLDRVADALASPGLRYAGDPERMVQRVAVCGGSGSDFIPVAQRAGADVYVTADITYHTWFDVMAPDGSVAMALVDPGHYETERLTEDLLRDRLADAIPDVTWHVTGTRTAPVRTWLAGN, encoded by the coding sequence ATGTCCGCAACCGTTTCCGAAATAGCACGCGTCCTCGAAGCGTGGGCGCCGGGTGGAACCGCCCAGTCCTGGGACAATGTGGGTCTCCAGGTGGGCCGCCCGGACGCCGAAGTTACCCGCGCCGTCATTGCCCTCGACATGACCCCGCACGTGCTGGAAGAGGCGCGCGCCATGCATGCGGAACTCATTGTGACGCATCATCCGTTGCTGTTCCGGGGCATCAAGCGCGTCACGCCCGACGGCCTCGTTCCCGGCCTCGTGCTCGGCCTGGCCGAACAGGGCATTGCCCTCTACAGCATCCACACCAACCTGGACGCCGCGCGGGACGGCGTCAGTTTTGAATTGGCCCGCCGACTGGGAGCCCGGGACGTGACGTTCCTGTCCGGACTGGAGGATGCCGTCCGGAAACTCGTGACCTTCGTGCCGCCGGATGATGCCGACGCGGTCCACCAGGCACTTGCCGCGGCTGGAGCAGGTCGGATTGGCCACTATGAAGCCTGTGCCTTCCGATCAGACGGCACGGGACAGTTCCGTCCGGGCGCACAGGCCAACCCCCACACGGGAACGGCCGGGGGGCCGCTTGAATCGGTCCCGGAAATCCGCCTCGAAATGGAAGTTGCGGCACATCGCGTATCGGCCGTCGTGGCTGCCCTCCGCGACGCGCATCCTTATGAGGAAGTGGCCTACGACCTGTACCCGGTGCAGCAACCGTACCGGGATGCCGGTCTGGGTGCCATCGGGCAGTTGCCTGAGTCCATCCCGTTGGGCACGTTCCTGGACCGGGTCGCCGACGCGCTCGCATCCCCGGGATTGCGCTATGCCGGGGACCCCGAACGCATGGTCCAGCGCGTTGCCGTCTGTGGCGGATCGGGATCGGATTTCATTCCCGTTGCGCAGCGGGCCGGGGCCGATGTGTACGTTACCGCCGACATCACGTACCATACGTGGTTCGACGTCATGGCACCCGACGGATCCGTCGCCATGGCGCTGGTCGATCCTGGACACTACGAAACCGAACGCCTGACCGAGGATCTCCTGAGGGACCGATTGGCGGACGCCATTCCGGACGTCACGTGGCATGTTACGGGCACGCGAACGGCGCCGGTACGCACTTGGCTGGCAGGCAATTGA
- the mutY gene encoding A/G-specific adenine glycosylase, with protein MSAPGPRTTDGPDEARPDEAGPWPSSDLIAVRTELSRWFERNARDLPWRTTRNPWHIWLSEVMLQQTRVDQGLPYFLAFIREWPTVADFAAAKLEYVLRKWEGLGYYARARNLHAAARQVVRERDGALPSTYSEWLELPGVGSYTAAAIASLAHGEPRAVVDGNVIRVLTRLAGIPEDVTRSATRKHLDDLASRLLDPTRPGHHNEAMMELGATVCTPRNPRCGDCPVSFACVGLSEGDPMRYPIKRKKDRVPHHDIVVALIRDPEGRYFVQRRPEDAMLGGLWEFPGGKRKPGEDLEDALRREVREELDTDIEIGQPEPPIQHAYSHFRITLHAWHCRLTDASRPPRTDLRSAWSTPSEMEDLPFPRANRHLTDRLVRKDMTD; from the coding sequence ATGAGCGCACCGGGTCCCCGAACCACCGACGGACCGGACGAGGCTCGGCCGGACGAAGCAGGACCTTGGCCATCCTCGGACCTCATCGCCGTGCGTACGGAGCTGTCCCGGTGGTTCGAACGCAATGCCCGGGACTTGCCCTGGCGAACCACGCGGAATCCGTGGCACATCTGGTTGTCGGAAGTCATGCTCCAACAGACCCGCGTGGACCAGGGACTGCCATACTTCCTGGCCTTCATCCGGGAGTGGCCCACCGTCGCCGATTTCGCTGCGGCGAAGCTGGAATACGTGCTCCGGAAGTGGGAAGGCCTGGGGTACTATGCCCGCGCCCGGAATCTGCATGCTGCAGCCCGGCAGGTCGTACGGGAGCGGGACGGCGCCCTTCCCTCCACCTATTCCGAATGGCTGGAGTTGCCGGGTGTTGGATCCTACACCGCAGCCGCCATTGCCAGCCTGGCCCACGGCGAGCCCCGCGCCGTCGTGGACGGAAACGTGATACGCGTCCTGACCCGCCTGGCCGGCATCCCGGAAGATGTCACACGCTCGGCCACCCGGAAGCACCTGGACGACCTGGCCTCACGTCTTTTGGACCCGACCCGACCCGGTCATCACAACGAAGCCATGATGGAACTGGGAGCTACGGTCTGTACACCGCGGAATCCCCGTTGTGGCGACTGCCCGGTCTCGTTTGCCTGCGTGGGTCTTTCGGAAGGAGATCCGATGCGATACCCGATCAAGCGGAAGAAGGATCGCGTACCCCACCATGACATCGTGGTCGCGCTCATCCGGGACCCCGAAGGCCGGTATTTCGTCCAGCGCCGCCCGGAAGATGCCATGCTGGGTGGCCTTTGGGAATTCCCGGGGGGTAAACGCAAGCCGGGAGAAGATCTGGAAGATGCGCTCCGACGCGAGGTCCGCGAGGAGTTGGACACGGACATTGAGATCGGGCAGCCGGAGCCGCCCATACAGCATGCCTATTCGCATTTCAGGATCACGCTGCATGCCTGGCATTGTCGCCTGACCGATGCGTCGCGTCCGCCCCGGACCGATCTTCGCTCCGCATGGTCAACGCCGTCCGAAATGGAAGACCTGCCGTTTCCTCGCGCCAACCGGCATTTGACAGACAGATTGGTGCGCAAGGATATGACTGATTGA
- a CDS encoding energy transducer TonB — protein sequence MKKLDRNTRRYERYPTHVMWGMLAALILANVLVRWWPSDWGGDDDFVYDARSPETIQVEDIQQTTQRARRPPPPRPLVPVLVPNDEEFEEVELDLDDNLLPVDDPGTDMELEEGTAETTGAAARADRGPQPRRIVEPQYPREARRRNVRAEVVVRVLVNRSGRVEQTEIVERYLLSKDDGSRDESVATIGYGIEEAALDAARQWMFSPAREEGKIVQSWTTVALRFGI from the coding sequence GTGAAGAAACTCGATAGAAATACCCGGCGGTATGAACGGTATCCCACGCATGTCATGTGGGGGATGCTTGCCGCGCTCATCCTGGCGAACGTGCTCGTCCGGTGGTGGCCATCGGATTGGGGCGGGGACGACGATTTCGTGTACGATGCGCGCAGCCCGGAAACCATCCAGGTCGAGGACATCCAGCAGACCACGCAGCGCGCCCGGCGACCACCGCCACCGCGCCCCCTCGTCCCTGTTCTTGTACCCAACGATGAGGAATTCGAAGAAGTCGAGCTGGACCTGGACGACAATCTGCTCCCGGTGGATGACCCCGGAACCGACATGGAGCTTGAGGAAGGCACAGCCGAAACGACCGGAGCCGCTGCCCGGGCCGACCGTGGTCCGCAGCCCCGCCGGATTGTGGAGCCCCAATATCCCCGGGAGGCCCGGCGGCGGAATGTCCGGGCCGAAGTCGTGGTGCGCGTCCTGGTGAACCGCTCCGGCCGCGTGGAGCAGACCGAGATCGTTGAACGCTATCTGCTCAGCAAGGATGACGGGTCGCGGGACGAATCCGTGGCCACCATCGGCTACGGCATTGAAGAGGCCGCCCTGGATGCCGCCCGTCAGTGGATGTTCAGTCCGGCGCGCGAGGAGGGCAAGATTGTCCAGAGCTGGACGACGGTGGCGCTGCGGTTCGGGATTTAG
- a CDS encoding ABC transporter permease — protein MMNFNVNVALATWRRFMERNPALSSEDIDEMEVHLLDHMDRLIADGEEPEAAFRGATHRLGGYDLLEQEFDKVRWGRTSRSASIKKTILAMKDILGTFLQSSIRGIRRHPAHTGINLVGLAIGLAAVLFMALFIRDELAYDTQHADGDRLYRIGNSTTGWPYGRLVMENNPEVEDVTYLRSYPALSIKHEGRYSYKNQLYADGAFLRMFDFPLLLGDRETALERPFTAVVTEPLARELFGHTDVLGEPLVMNDSLEVTITGVTPAPERSHIDFDLLVSFSTFRAFDPESFDSQMQSGWLNLNVVTYIRLAEGVDAEAFEAKIAGLPMEHAGDMLRSWGANYALSLHGVQDIYLDPDAANSIGPSSSIEVVYLMSAIAAFLLLLAIVNFVNLSTARSLQRAREVGIRKVAGSSRGLLVAQFMIEAVVLTGLATILAVVLATVTLPVFNGLAGKSFLRWDLVAPGMVLAVVMAGIVVGLLAGWYPALVLSRFAPARVLKGLHDPEGGGSGFRRALVAVQFAISAVIILGTLLVNNQVRYMQTAHPGFDAEQVLLVDARQVPYAVRASNMEALKNGLESHPGVLSMSAALAVPGRNGWRGQLSFPEGWDQDQSISLEYIGVDPWYVGTLGLEIVAGRDFNPESGLDERQSVIINEAAVREVGWSSPEEAIGKGFASPGSGKPDGVVIGVVRDFHQHGLQEAVQSIMYGIRPYGGLLAVRFHPEQASAVLEHVATTWNEMLPEYTHETVFLDRDFARQYEQEDRLRKVAGVFSFLAIVIACLGLLGLVSHETSRRTKEIGIRKVLGASTAGIALMLSRQMVLLVVLGYAVAVPVAWLAIRAWQSSFAYAAPISIGWILVGGLLLVLLAVITSGQQAIRAAMANPAQSIRAE, from the coding sequence ATGATGAACTTCAACGTCAACGTGGCGCTGGCAACGTGGCGCCGGTTCATGGAGCGGAATCCCGCCCTTTCGTCCGAGGATATCGACGAAATGGAAGTCCACCTCCTGGACCATATGGACCGGCTCATCGCCGATGGGGAGGAACCTGAGGCGGCTTTCCGTGGCGCCACGCATCGGTTGGGCGGATACGATCTGCTCGAGCAGGAATTCGACAAAGTCCGGTGGGGGCGCACGTCGCGCAGCGCATCGATCAAGAAAACCATTCTCGCCATGAAAGACATCCTGGGCACCTTCCTCCAGAGCAGCATTCGCGGTATCCGCCGGCATCCGGCCCATACCGGCATCAATCTCGTGGGACTGGCCATCGGGCTGGCAGCCGTGTTGTTCATGGCGCTGTTCATCCGGGACGAACTGGCCTACGACACCCAGCACGCGGACGGAGATCGGCTGTACCGGATCGGAAATTCGACAACCGGTTGGCCGTACGGCCGTCTGGTGATGGAAAACAACCCGGAAGTCGAAGACGTCACCTATTTGCGGTCCTATCCTGCGCTTTCCATCAAGCACGAGGGCCGGTATTCCTACAAGAATCAATTGTATGCAGATGGTGCGTTCCTGCGGATGTTCGACTTCCCGTTGCTGCTCGGCGATCGGGAAACCGCCCTGGAGCGTCCGTTCACGGCGGTGGTCACAGAGCCCCTGGCCCGGGAGCTGTTCGGACACACCGACGTGCTGGGTGAGCCCCTGGTCATGAACGATTCGCTCGAAGTGACCATCACCGGAGTGACGCCGGCTCCGGAACGGTCACACATTGATTTCGATTTGTTGGTCTCGTTCTCGACCTTCCGGGCGTTCGATCCTGAATCCTTCGATAGTCAGATGCAGTCCGGATGGTTGAATCTGAACGTGGTGACCTACATCCGACTGGCCGAGGGCGTCGATGCAGAGGCATTCGAGGCGAAGATCGCCGGACTTCCCATGGAACACGCAGGGGATATGTTGCGCTCCTGGGGTGCCAACTATGCGCTCAGCCTGCACGGCGTCCAAGATATTTATCTGGATCCGGACGCAGCGAATTCCATCGGGCCGTCCAGTTCCATCGAGGTCGTGTACCTGATGTCTGCCATTGCCGCCTTCCTGCTGCTCCTGGCCATCGTGAATTTCGTGAATCTGTCGACGGCCCGGTCGCTCCAACGGGCGCGGGAGGTGGGCATCCGGAAGGTGGCAGGGTCCTCAAGAGGCCTGCTCGTTGCCCAATTCATGATCGAAGCGGTGGTGTTGACCGGTCTGGCAACCATTCTTGCCGTCGTCCTGGCCACCGTCACGTTGCCGGTGTTCAATGGACTGGCGGGCAAGTCCTTCCTGCGTTGGGACCTGGTGGCACCGGGCATGGTCCTGGCCGTCGTGATGGCCGGGATCGTCGTCGGACTCCTGGCTGGCTGGTACCCGGCCCTGGTCCTGTCCCGATTCGCGCCGGCCCGTGTCCTGAAGGGCCTCCACGACCCTGAAGGAGGAGGCAGCGGATTCCGTCGGGCGCTTGTTGCCGTCCAGTTTGCCATCTCGGCCGTCATCATCCTGGGTACGCTGCTTGTGAACAACCAGGTGCGCTACATGCAGACGGCCCATCCCGGGTTCGATGCCGAGCAAGTCCTGCTCGTCGACGCCCGCCAGGTCCCCTATGCCGTTCGCGCCTCGAACATGGAGGCGCTCAAGAACGGATTGGAGTCCCATCCAGGCGTGCTGTCCATGTCCGCGGCACTGGCGGTACCGGGACGGAACGGCTGGCGCGGACAACTGTCGTTTCCCGAGGGGTGGGATCAGGATCAGTCCATTTCCCTGGAGTACATCGGCGTGGATCCATGGTACGTCGGCACGCTCGGCCTGGAAATCGTTGCCGGACGCGATTTCAATCCAGAAAGTGGTCTCGACGAACGGCAGTCGGTCATCATCAATGAGGCGGCTGTCCGGGAAGTGGGCTGGTCATCTCCCGAGGAAGCCATCGGCAAGGGATTTGCCTCGCCCGGCTCCGGAAAACCGGACGGCGTGGTCATCGGAGTGGTGCGCGATTTCCATCAGCACGGACTCCAGGAGGCCGTGCAGTCCATCATGTACGGCATCCGGCCATATGGCGGATTGCTGGCTGTACGGTTCCATCCGGAACAGGCGTCTGCGGTCCTCGAACACGTAGCAACCACCTGGAACGAAATGCTTCCGGAGTACACGCATGAAACGGTCTTTTTGGACCGCGATTTTGCGCGTCAGTATGAGCAGGAAGACCGACTGCGCAAGGTGGCCGGCGTGTTCTCGTTCCTCGCCATCGTGATTGCCTGTCTGGGACTGCTCGGTCTGGTCTCGCACGAGACGTCCAGGCGAACGAAGGAAATCGGTATCCGGAAAGTCCTCGGGGCGTCGACGGCCGGGATCGCGCTCATGTTGTCCCGCCAAATGGTCCTCCTGGTGGTACTGGGGTATGCGGTGGCGGTCCCTGTCGCGTGGCTAGCCATCCGGGCGTGGCAATCGTCCTTCGCTTACGCAGCACCCATCTCCATCGGCTGGATCCTGGTGGGCGGGTTGCTCCTCGTGCTCCTGGCCGTGATCACATCCGGGCAACAGGCCATCCGGGCCGCCATGGCCAACCCGGCGCAGAGCATCCGGGCGGAATAA
- a CDS encoding aminotransferase class V-fold PLP-dependent enzyme: MTHKTRENRTEDPLTTRLRAETPGCEKVLHFNNAGAGLMPRQVLDAVKTHLDLEASTGGYEAFAAVQPAYLDTYHAIAELIRAHPGEIALAENATRAWDMVFYGIRWKPGDRVLTAQASYASNYLAMMQVRDRFGIDIDVAPNDADGQVDVHALEGLISARTRLICLTHVPTNSGLVNPAEDVGEVARKHGLPYLLDACQSAGQVDLDVNHIGCDFLSATGRKYLRGPRGTGFLFVRSDAMDLLDPPFLDLHAARWSALNAYELMPDARRFESWEGYVAGKIGLGVAVRYALEIGMPTLEARIRDLAAGLRQQLAGLPGITVHDEGVRQCGIVTFSHARTPSSDIRTHLAALKMNVNLSDPDWARLDAERRGLPIMIRASIHAYNTLDEVDRFTDAVRLATT; encoded by the coding sequence ATGACCCACAAGACTCGCGAGAACCGTACCGAGGACCCACTGACAACGCGCCTGAGAGCCGAAACGCCGGGATGCGAGAAGGTGCTGCATTTCAACAATGCCGGGGCGGGACTCATGCCCCGCCAGGTGCTCGATGCCGTGAAGACGCATCTGGACCTGGAGGCATCGACCGGAGGATACGAGGCGTTTGCCGCCGTGCAACCGGCGTATCTCGACACGTACCATGCCATTGCCGAACTCATCCGGGCGCATCCCGGGGAAATTGCCCTGGCGGAGAATGCCACCCGCGCCTGGGACATGGTGTTCTACGGGATCCGCTGGAAGCCGGGCGATCGGGTGCTGACCGCGCAGGCGTCCTATGCCTCGAATTACCTGGCCATGATGCAGGTGCGGGACCGGTTCGGCATTGATATCGACGTGGCTCCCAACGACGCGGACGGTCAGGTGGATGTCCATGCGCTCGAAGGCCTCATTTCGGCGCGGACGCGGCTCATTTGCCTGACCCATGTACCCACCAACTCCGGTCTGGTCAATCCGGCGGAGGACGTCGGGGAAGTGGCCCGGAAGCACGGTCTGCCTTATTTGCTCGACGCGTGCCAGTCGGCCGGGCAGGTGGACCTGGATGTGAATCACATAGGATGTGACTTCCTTTCCGCTACGGGACGGAAATACCTGCGCGGACCGCGCGGAACCGGTTTCCTGTTCGTGCGCTCGGACGCCATGGATCTCCTTGACCCGCCCTTCCTGGACCTGCACGCCGCCCGCTGGTCAGCCCTCAACGCGTACGAACTCATGCCCGACGCCCGCCGGTTCGAGAGTTGGGAGGGCTATGTGGCCGGAAAGATCGGGCTTGGCGTAGCGGTCCGGTACGCTCTGGAAATCGGAATGCCCACCCTGGAGGCCCGGATCCGGGATCTGGCCGCCGGACTGCGGCAACAGCTCGCAGGCCTGCCGGGCATCACCGTCCATGACGAGGGCGTCCGTCAATGCGGCATTGTCACGTTTTCCCATGCAAGGACGCCGTCGAGCGATATCCGGACGCATCTGGCCGCCCTGAAAATGAACGTGAACCTGTCGGATCCGGACTGGGCCCGACTGGACGCCGAGCGCCGAGGGTTGCCGATCATGATCCGCGCATCGATCCACGCCTACAATACGCTGGACGAGGTTGATCGCTTCACGGATGCCGTTCGCTTGGCGACGACTTGA
- a CDS encoding RsmE family RNA methyltransferase — protein sequence MNAKHRFYCPPSCFSDKHVVFPEDEARHAVKVLRLAPGDLVTVVDGVGGEFQVRMETLAKRTVIGAVESRSTVQVEPAVQVRVGLALLKQSARFETFLEKAVELGAHEIIPLTTSRSEASSFRRARAEAIMVSALKQSGRSVLPVLRDVTRLEDALREPPPTPGGARLLAHEGTGPASHIRHVLPADASHVTVLIGPEGGFTDEEVQAGRERDWTPAWLGARRLRAETAAMAALGFIIMSLE from the coding sequence ATGAACGCAAAGCATCGTTTCTACTGTCCTCCTTCCTGTTTTTCGGACAAGCACGTGGTGTTTCCCGAGGATGAGGCGAGGCATGCCGTGAAGGTGCTGCGCCTGGCTCCCGGAGACCTCGTGACGGTGGTGGATGGCGTGGGCGGCGAGTTCCAGGTCCGCATGGAGACGCTGGCCAAACGAACGGTCATCGGGGCCGTCGAATCCCGGTCCACGGTGCAGGTGGAGCCGGCCGTCCAGGTGCGTGTGGGGTTGGCCTTGCTGAAGCAGTCGGCCCGGTTCGAGACCTTCCTGGAAAAGGCGGTTGAACTGGGGGCGCACGAAATCATTCCGCTGACCACGAGCCGGTCCGAAGCGTCGTCGTTCCGCCGCGCACGGGCCGAAGCCATCATGGTGAGTGCGCTCAAACAGTCCGGTCGATCGGTCCTTCCGGTACTCCGTGACGTCACCCGCCTGGAAGATGCGCTCCGTGAGCCCCCGCCCACGCCCGGTGGCGCACGGCTCCTGGCGCACGAGGGGACCGGACCCGCATCCCATATCCGTCACGTCCTGCCGGCCGATGCGTCGCATGTGACCGTCCTCATTGGCCCGGAAGGTGGGTTCACGGACGAGGAAGTCCAGGCAGGCCGCGAGCGGGATTGGACACCGGCCTGGTTGGGCGCCCGCCGATTGCGTGCGGAGACGGCGGCCATGGCGGCACTTGGATTCATCATTATGTCACTTGAGTGA